In the genome of Megalops cyprinoides isolate fMegCyp1 chromosome 7, fMegCyp1.pri, whole genome shotgun sequence, one region contains:
- the emd gene encoding emerin (Emery-Dreifuss muscular dystrophy) has product MSTLSSKSAQEISELLDQYGIKHGPVVDSTRGLYEKKLREAMAKGTAVKPSSDKTFYREEQEEITYVHRRVPLRNEAFMDSGKSYTERYREEEDESGDQPGLYRTEAFDRYVSHSTPPPLKTSSTAARKETTTRDTWLIPLWLQFLVFLGVAAFLYYVFTCMETPEKNPFKRVE; this is encoded by the exons ATGTCGACGCTGAGCAGTAAATCTGCCCAAGAGATCAGCGAGCTGCTGGACCAGTACGGCATCAAGCACGGCCCTGTTGTCG ACTCAACCCGTGGACTTTATGAGAAGAAGCTAAGAGAAGCCATGGCCAAAGGCACAGCAGTGAAACCGTCTTCTGACAAGACTTTCTACAGAGAGGAGC AAGAGGAAATCACATATGTGCATCGCCGTGTTCCA TTGAGAAATGAAGCATTCATGGACAG TGGAAAATCCTATacagagagatacagggaggaagaggatgaaagCGGGGATCA ACCCGGCTTGTACAGGACAGAGGCTTTCGATCGCTATGTGTCACACTCAACACCTCCTCCTCTGAAGACCTCCAGTACTGCAGCCAGGAAGGAAACCACCACACGTGACACATGGCTCATCCCGCTTTGGTTACAGTTCTTGGTGTTCCTGGGCGTGGCAGCATTTCTCTACTATGTTTTTACTTGCATGGAGACTCCTGAGAAAAATCCTTTCAAAAGAgtggaatga